One Scophthalmus maximus strain ysfricsl-2021 chromosome 9, ASM2237912v1, whole genome shotgun sequence genomic region harbors:
- the si:ch73-22a13.3 gene encoding inositol-trisphosphate 3-kinase B, whose product MDTIDDNHMEGMKMDIENKQTVDNNVSDRLSDEMHRPLAISEGPSSSCTEVRVRTRPKLQWTKSFPPYNQCIGGLGEWDNELNPETSLHHQQHLRQEVMKDDGKEDTERKEDAELNAICARDEVRLKWRARRKERLGGSYDADADRWERGRWSGKRRVEETGGERGREDEEREGSTHSEWIHLTSTNSCFATEIKEKGSEEWKSNTVSVEGGEKEASGEKLEGRDEEAGELSGRRGGSTTHPWASPHPILSKLLQASSTTSSCSSIGLSSAESDEAFSEGEDVVKKRKTLRKCRSWKTYLTMMHWSLRRQSSWVQLAGHQGNFQLSGGGEVLKLYTEEEAKCLDCLMRDPLRPFVPQYHGMVTRGEQCYMRLEDLLSGLRRPVIMDCKMGLRTYQEEELAKALNKATFRSDMYQKMVKMDPSALSAEEHAQRGVTKWRYLQWRDTTSSTSTLGFRIEGIMMADGSVQRDFKKILTSAKVTEAFLYFTKSQLDILKAYHTRLLALSDALTNSSFFRTHEVIGSSLLFVHEHSSKASVWMIDFGKTTPVHDTIKLRHNIPWTEGSREDGYLIGLTSLITSLSQAISVASCQEEDSSGEGQSIT is encoded by the exons ATGGACACAATAGATGATAACCACATGGAGGGAATGAAGATGGACATAGAGAATAAACAAACAGTGGATAATAACGTTTCTGACAGACTATCAGACGAGATGCACCGACCCCTCGCGATCAGTGAAGGACCTTCCAGCAGCTGCACGGAAGTCAGAGTGAGAACCAGACCCAAACTCCAGTGGACAAAGAGCTTCCCCCCTTACAATCAGTGCATAGGTGGACTCGGAGAGTGGGACAATGAGCTCAATCCAGAAACAAGCCTCCATCACCAGCAGCATCTCAGACAGGAGGTGATGAAGGACGACGGTAAAgaagacacagaaagaaaagaagatgctGAGCTGAATGCAATATGTGCAAGGGATGAAGTGAGGCTAAAatggagggcgaggaggaaggagaggttAGGTGGGAGCTATGACGCCGACGCAGACCGatgggagagaggaagatggagtgGGAAGAGAAGAGTGGAAGAGACTGGTGGAGAAAGGGGTCGTGAGGATGAGGAAAGGGAAGGGAGCACACACAGTGAGTGGATACACTTGACAAGTACAAACTCCTGTTTTGCAACAGAGATAAAGGAAAAGGGGAGCGAGGAGTGGAAGAGTAATACTGTTTCAgtggaagggggagagaaagaggcgaGCGGGGAAAAGCTTGaggggagggatgaagaggcTGGGGAGCTGTCAGGAAGGCGAGGGGGCTCCACAACACATCCTTGGGCCTCCCCACATCCAATCCTCTCCAAGCTTTTACAagcctcctccaccacctccagctgctcctccatcGGCCTCTCCTCAGCAGAGAGTGACGAGGCCTTCAGTGAAGGAGAGGATGTTGTCAAAAAGAGGAAGACATTGAGGAAG TGCCGCTCCTGGAAAACCTACCTGACCATGATGCACTGGTCGCTGCGGCGGCAGAGCTCCTGGGTCCAGCTGGCTGGACATCAAG GTAACTTCCAGCtgagtgggggaggggaggtgcTAAAACTGTATACTGAAGAGGAGGCAAAGTGTCTAGACTGCCTGATGAGAGACCCGCTGAGACCTTTTGTCCCACAGTATCATGGCATGGTCACCAGGGGGGAGCAGTGCTACATGCGCCTTGAAGACCTGCTGAGCGGCCTGAGGAGACCTGTGATCATGGACTGCAAGATGGGACTCAG GACATACCAGGAGGAGGAACTGGCCAAAGCTCTGAACAAAGCCACCTTCAGGAGCGACATGTACCAGAAGATGGTGAAAATGGACCCATCTGCTCTGTCAGCAGAGGAACATGCACAGAGAGGTGTGACCAAATGGCGCTACCTTCAGTGGAGGGATACAACCAGTTCTACTTCCACACTAGGTTTCAGAATAGAGGGCATCATG ATGGCTGATGGCAGTGTCCAGCGGGACTTCAAGAAAATTCTGACTTCAGCTAAAGTCACAGAGGCGTTTCTCTACTTCACCAAGAGCCAGCTGGACATCCTG AAAGCCTATCACACCAGACTACTGGCCCTGAGTGATGCCCTGACAAACTCATCATTTTTCAGAACCCATGAG GTGATTGGCAGCTCGCTTCTCTTTGTCCACGAACATAGCAGCAAGGCCAGTGTGTGGATGATAGACTTTGGGAAGACGACCCCCGTGCATGACACGATCAAGCTCCGACACAACATCCCGTGGACTGAGGGTAGCAGAGAGGATGGCTACCTCATTGgcctcacctccctcatcaCATCTCTGAGCCAGGCCATCAGTGTGGCCTCCtgtcaggaggaggacagcagtGGAGAGGGACAGAGTATTACATGA